The Acetonema longum DSM 6540 sequence CACCCGCTCCAGCGGATACTGGTTCAGGACCCGGTCATGGGCATACCGCTCATACAGCGGCTTTCTTACCTCATAAAGACGGTGCAGCCTGCTGTTGTCGCCGCCCAGTAAAGGCCTGCCGGTCAGATTGGCAGCCGCAATCAGTTCCAGCGGGCGGTCAAGGTATATCAGCCGGCCGGTGGCAGCCAGCAAGGCCATATTTTCCGGGCGGGTTACGATGCCGCCGCCGGTGGCGATGACCACCCGCCGCCGCTGGCTGAATTCGCGCACTGCCTCGGTTTCCAGCCGGCGGAATGCCTCCTCGCCTTCCAGACGGAAAATGTCCGGGATAGACCGGCCGGCGCGCTGTTCGACATAGGCGTCGGTGTCGCAGAATTC is a genomic window containing:
- a CDS encoding shikimate kinase — encoded protein: MAADRLKWEFCDTDAYVEQRAGRSIPDIFRLEGEEAFRRLETEAVREFSQRRRVVIATGGGIVTRPENMALLAATGRLIYLDRPLELIAAANLTGRPLLGGDNSRLHRLYEVRKPLYERYAHDRVLNQYPLERV